Proteins from a genomic interval of Sparus aurata chromosome 21, fSpaAur1.1, whole genome shotgun sequence:
- the clcn2a gene encoding chloride channel protein 2a isoform X3: protein MVKDKAEDRTLQYQQTLMYGRYTQELGVYAKEEAARLRDGGVRDGGGLRRNTSVRSRAADLLEYEKDPCAKCHLCASRCQKFLISRVGEDWIFLILLGLLMALVSWVMDYAIAFCQEAQNWMYGGLDSNLLLQYIAWVTYPVVLITFSAGFTQILAPQAVGSGIPEMKTILRGVVLKEYLTFKTFVAKVIGLTCALGSGMPLGKEGPFVHVASLCAALLSKFMAALFGGIFMVGMEEPFEGSKNELRNTEMLSAACAVGVGCCFAAPIGGVLFSIEVTSTFFAVRNYWRGFFAATFSAFIFRVLAVWNQEEETITALFKTRFRLDFPFDLQELPAFAILGIACGFGGALFVYLNRLIVECMRKQKTINKFLLRNPSLPVRRLVYPALVTLLVSTLTFPPGFGQFMAGQLTQHESLVALFDNRTWCRQGVAEEFDYISHHHAWKHPQVNVFITLILFIIMKFWMSAVATTMPVPCGAFMPVFLIGAGFGRLVGEIMAAMFPDGIHADGSVYPIVPGGYAVVGAAALSGAVTHTVSTAVIVFELTGQISHILPVMIAVILANAVAQSLQPSLYDSIIRIKKLPYLPELGMGHHEKYNIRVEDIMVRDVRFITLNSSYRELQEMLLTGQLKTLALVESRDSMILLGSIERLQLQSLLSLQLGRKRRLEYLRQLAQDNGTQDHLPSLTTDSTPSSPCAHTHVNASSNTRQAVRFLISTEESTSFSPVVSNVQLPLKSALKTVSAISDTETPNSSQTLSCADQDQELLESPAGPAPPEKRKPKRVRISMADSTEVEDCMTPSEIGEWEEQQLDEPVDFKNCKIDPAPFQLVEQTSLHKTHTIFSLLGLDHAYVTSMGRLVGVVSLKELRKAIEGSVTVTGVKVRPPLASFRDCGNSTSVSEVTELHKLCIRHRGLSLPREPNPPDVEEQPDLQYKEIPVNFSDTTNLQLETSPGDATSPSSELVLQESPSFTEDQSEFTFDCSPSHTEESELACDYDLPAQTPELDQTMEQEEQGSPSPNKDLSEPEGEGSPVHTEDQSE, encoded by the exons tgtgtgcgTCTCGCTGCCAGAAGTTCCTGATCTCGCGGGTGGGAGAGGACTGGATCTTCCTCATTCTGCTGGGGCTGCTCATGGCTCTGGTCAGCTGGGTCATGGACTACGCCATCGCCTTCTGCCAAGAAG cacAGAACTGGATGTATGGTGGTCTGGACAGTAACCTGCTTCTGCAGTACATCGCCTGGGTCACCTACCCTGTGGTGCTCATCACTTTCTCAGCAGGATTCACACAGATACTGGCACCTCAGGCTGTGG GTTCAGGTATTCCTGAGATGAAGACGATCCTGAGGGGGGTGGTCCTCAAGGAGTATCTGACCTTTAAGACGTTCGTGGCCAAAGTCATCGGTCTGACCTGCGCCTTGGGCAGTGGGATGCCTCTGGGGAAGGAG GGACCCTTTGTTCACGTTGCCAGTCTGTGCGCTGCTCTCCTGAGCAAATTCATGGCAGCTCTGTTTGGGGGGATTTTCATGGTAGGAATG GAAGAGCCCTTTGAGGGAAGCAAG AACGAGCTGAGGAACACGGAGATGCTGTCGGCCGCCTGTGCAGTGGGTGTGGGCTGCTGCTTCGCTGCCCCTATTGGAG GGGTGCTGTTCAGTATTGAGGTCACTTCAACGTTTTTTGCGGTGAGGAACTACTGGAGGGGCTTCTTTGCCGCCACCTTCAGTGCCTTCATATTCAGAGTGTTGGCTGTGTGGAACCAGGAGGAAG AGACCATCACTGCTCTCTTTAAGACACGCTTCCGCTTGGACTTCCCATTTGACCTTCAGGAGCTGCCGGCGTTTGCCATCCTCGG GATTGCCTGTGGTTTTGGTGGTGCCCTGTTTGTCTATCTGAATCGGCTGATTGTAGAGTGCATGAGGAAACAGAAGACGATAAACAAGTTCTTGCTGAGGAA TCCCTCTCTTCCTGTCAGGCGTCTGGTGTATCCCGCACTCGTCACCCTGCTGGTCTCCACGCTCACGTTCCCTCCGGGCTTCGGGCAGTTCATGGCTGGACAG CTGACGCAGCACGAGTCTCTGGTCGCTCTGTTCGACAACCGCACGTGGTGCCGTCAGGGCGTGGCGGAAGAGTTCGACTACATCAGCCACCACCACGCCTGGAAGCACCCCCAGGTCAACGTCTTCATCAcactcatcctcttcatcatcatgaaG ttcTGGATGTCTGCTGTGGCTACCACCATGCCGGTTCCCTGCGGGGCCTTCATGCCAGTTTTTCTAATCG gcGCAGGATTTGGCAGACTTGTCGGAGAGATCATGGCGGCCATGTTTCCTGATGGCATACATGCTGACGGCAGCGTGTATCCCATAGTTCCTGGTGGTTATGCTGTAGTTG GTGCTGCAGCGTTGTCTGGAGCAGTCACCCACACTGTATCCACAGCGGTCATAGTGTTTGAGCTGACTGGTCAGATCTCCCACATCCTGCCTGTGATGATCGCTGTGATCCTGGCCAACGCCGTGGCCCAGTCGCTTCAGCCGTCGCTGTACGACTCCATCATCCGCATCAAGAAACTTCCATATCTGCCTGAGCTGGGCATGGGCCATCACGA GAAGTATAATATCCGTGTGGAGGACATCATGGTCAGGGACGTGCGCTTTATCACTCTGAACTCTTCTTATCGGGAGCTGCAGGAGATGCTGCTGACTGGTCAGCTCAAAACTCTGGCCCTGGTTGAATCGAGAG ACTCCATGATCCTGCTGGGCTCCATCGAGCGACTGCAGCTCCAgtctctgctctctcttcaGCTGGGCCGCAAGCGGAGGCTCGAGTACCTCCGCCAGCTGGCTCAAGACAATGGCACCCAAGATCACCTGCCCAGCCTGACCACCGACAGCACACCCAGCTCCCCTTGCGCCCACACCCACGTCAACGCCTCCTCCAACACTCGCCAAGCGGTCCGCTTCCTG ATCTCCACAGAGGAGTCTACCTCCTTCAGTCCAGTGGTGTCCAACGTTCAGCTTCCTCTGAAATCGGCCTTGAAAACTGTGTCCGCCATCAGCGACACAGAGACACCAAACA GCTCTCAGACTCTCTCCTGCGCAGACCAAGACCAAGAGCTGCTGGAG AGCCCGGCTGGTCCGGCTCCTCCTGAAAAAAGAAAGCCCAAACGAGTGAGGATCTCCATGGCG GACTCGACTGAAGTGGAAGACTGCATGACTCCATCAGAG ATTGGGGAGtgggaggagcagcagctcgaCGAGCCGGTGGATTTCAAGAACTGCAAGATTGATCCCGCCCCCTTCCAGCTGGTGGAGCAAACATCTCTACATAAG ACCCACACGATCTTCTCTCTGCTGGGTCTGGATCACGCCTACGTGACCAGCATGGGACGTCTGGTCGGAGTGGTCTCTCTCAAAGAG CTGCGCAAGGCCATAGAGGGCTCAGTGACAGTGACCGGAGTTAAAGTGCGCCCTCCGTTGGCCAGTTTCCGTGACTGTGGGAACAGCACAAGTGTGTCCGAAGTAACAGAACTGCACAAGCTGTGCATCCGCCACAGGGGGCTCTCATTGCCACGGGAGCCCAACCCTCCCGACGTGGAGGAACAACCAGATCTCCAGTACAAAGAGATCCCCGTCAACTTTTCGGACACAACGAATTTGCAGCTGGAAACCAGCCCCGGCGACGCCACAAGTCCGTCGTCGGAGTTGGTGCTCCAAGAAAGCCCCTCGTTCACAGAGGACCAATCGGAGTTTACTTTTGACTGCAGCCCCTCCCACACTGAGGAGTCGGAGCTGGCCTGTGACTATGACCTCCCTGCCCAAACTCCTGAGCTGGACCAAACAATGGAGCAAGAAGAACAGGGGAGTCCGTCTCCCAACAAGGACCTATCAGAACCTGAGGGTGAGGGTAGCCCCGTCCACACTGAGGACCAATCAGAATGA